In Bradyrhizobium erythrophlei, a single genomic region encodes these proteins:
- a CDS encoding efflux transporter outer membrane subunit: MRVLRLARCLSGPTLAVGLIGCTVGPDYQSPEVREEYRRPAPDGEGVPSRTVRGAVDIAWWKSFRDVELSSLVERAAAQNLDLKTAAERVIQSVAQRQVAVSQALPHIEGQSSATYNRQSPNGTLSLLTPAPGAPLDYGLFHDGLTSSWQLDLFGRVRRAVEAADANALAAVENRHGVALATVAELTQSYMLLRGTQNRLGIAKRNLGLAEENVELVNTRFRNGVATTLDMAQARAQQATIAATVPPLRAREAKLINAVGLLLGEAPRALEAELRRPRIIPRVPRRVPVGMPGTSIRRRPDVREAEARLHEATAQTGVAVANFYPDVTLNGAASLESLHLANLFTPTSTAFAVGPSFSIPIFEGGRLRGALALSEARQREAAIFFQETVLRAWKEVDDALTDYREAQRRRIEIARSVAENQTALQAARQRYSEGATNFLDVTATQAQLLQSENDLSDSDTQIATDLVNLYRALGGGWEVADVADGADSAPMQTNMIDNGK; encoded by the coding sequence GTGCGTGTCTTACGTCTCGCGAGATGTCTCTCGGGTCCGACACTAGCCGTCGGGCTGATCGGTTGCACCGTAGGTCCGGACTATCAGAGCCCCGAGGTGAGAGAAGAATACAGACGGCCGGCGCCGGATGGAGAAGGCGTGCCCAGCCGAACCGTTCGAGGGGCGGTCGACATCGCCTGGTGGAAGAGCTTCCGCGACGTCGAACTATCATCACTCGTCGAACGGGCGGCAGCCCAGAACCTCGACCTCAAGACGGCGGCCGAGCGCGTAATCCAGAGCGTAGCGCAGCGCCAGGTCGCGGTTTCTCAGGCACTGCCGCATATCGAAGGGCAATCATCGGCCACTTATAATCGGCAGAGTCCGAATGGCACGCTCTCTTTGCTCACGCCCGCACCCGGCGCACCTTTGGACTACGGCCTGTTTCATGATGGCTTGACGTCATCATGGCAGTTGGACCTGTTCGGCCGCGTTCGTCGGGCGGTGGAAGCTGCGGACGCCAATGCCTTGGCGGCGGTGGAGAACCGGCACGGTGTTGCGCTCGCGACCGTCGCTGAGCTGACACAAAGTTACATGCTGTTGCGCGGGACACAGAACCGCCTTGGGATCGCGAAACGCAATCTCGGCCTCGCCGAAGAGAATGTGGAGCTTGTGAACACGCGTTTCCGCAACGGCGTCGCCACGACGCTCGACATGGCACAAGCCCGGGCCCAGCAGGCCACGATCGCCGCAACCGTGCCACCGCTGCGGGCTCGTGAAGCCAAACTTATCAATGCCGTCGGACTGCTGCTCGGTGAGGCTCCGCGCGCGCTCGAGGCCGAGTTGCGCCGCCCCCGGATCATTCCGCGCGTTCCACGCAGGGTTCCCGTAGGCATGCCCGGGACGAGTATACGCCGCCGCCCGGACGTGCGTGAGGCGGAGGCGCGGCTGCACGAAGCCACGGCGCAGACGGGTGTCGCGGTGGCGAACTTCTATCCTGACGTGACGTTGAACGGAGCCGCGAGCCTCGAAAGCCTGCACCTTGCTAATCTGTTTACACCGACGTCGACCGCATTTGCGGTGGGACCTTCGTTCTCGATTCCGATCTTCGAAGGCGGTCGGTTGCGCGGCGCCCTGGCTCTGAGCGAGGCACGACAGCGGGAAGCGGCTATCTTCTTCCAGGAAACGGTGTTGCGCGCCTGGAAGGAAGTCGACGACGCCCTGACGGACTATCGCGAAGCGCAGCGCCGGCGTATCGAGATCGCCCGCTCGGTTGCGGAAAATCAGACCGCGCTGCAAGCCGCAAGGCAGCGTTACTCGGAAGGGGCGACCAACTTTCTGGATGTCACCGCGACACAAGCCCAGTTACTTCAGAGCGAGAACGACCTTTCCGACAGCGACACGCAGATCGCAACAGATCTGGTCAATCTTTATCGCGCGCTCGGGGGAGGATGGGAGGTCGCGGACGTCGCCGATGGTGCAGATAGCGCGCCGATGCAAACGAACATGATCGACAATGGCAAGTAA
- a CDS encoding glycosyltransferase family 87 protein produces the protein MAHFWQGLRSGEWLTAERMRGYSMILLGLCIVATVGWIALSDSFIDRNGKPIGTDFSSFYAAGSLALEGHAAEAYTPTAHYAREQRLFGEKTPYYSWNYPPVFLLVVTPLAALPYPLALGLFQLAGLGLYFLVIAAILAPARRRDPVFARNWLPVAAAFPAVFINLGHGQNGFLTAGLLGAALVTLERPMLSGLCIGLLCYKPQFALVIPVALLVAGCWRVIASAALTVAALVAVSSFCFGIDSWTAFLASTETSRKVLLEQGSVGFERLQSAFAAVRLWGGSVPLSYAVQGAVSALAVVATAWAWRVSDNRALKAALLVTATALTSPHMLDYDLVVLAPALAFLTLVMQQDGARDYDKSLMALIWITPLMARSAADLFGIPLGLLAMLALFVMVLRRLRQQRDNVASGVDLTFANP, from the coding sequence ATGGCTCATTTCTGGCAAGGCCTGCGATCCGGCGAGTGGCTGACGGCCGAGCGCATGCGCGGTTACAGCATGATCCTGCTCGGCTTGTGCATTGTCGCGACCGTGGGCTGGATCGCCCTCTCGGACAGCTTCATCGACCGCAACGGCAAACCCATCGGCACCGATTTCTCGAGCTTCTATGCCGCCGGCTCACTGGCGCTTGAGGGCCATGCGGCCGAGGCCTATACGCCCACCGCGCACTATGCCCGCGAGCAGCGGCTGTTCGGCGAAAAGACGCCTTATTACAGCTGGAACTATCCGCCGGTGTTCCTCCTCGTCGTCACGCCGCTGGCGGCGCTCCCCTATCCGCTCGCGCTGGGCCTGTTTCAGCTGGCGGGCCTTGGGCTCTACTTTCTGGTCATCGCGGCGATCCTCGCGCCGGCGCGACGGCGCGATCCCGTCTTCGCGCGGAACTGGCTGCCGGTGGCGGCGGCCTTTCCTGCGGTCTTCATCAATCTCGGCCATGGTCAGAACGGCTTTCTGACCGCTGGCCTCCTGGGCGCCGCTCTGGTGACCTTGGAGCGGCCCATGCTCTCGGGCCTGTGTATCGGTCTGCTTTGCTACAAGCCGCAATTTGCGCTCGTGATCCCCGTTGCGCTGCTTGTCGCCGGCTGCTGGCGTGTGATCGCGTCCGCAGCGCTGACCGTGGCCGCGCTGGTTGCCGTGTCCTCGTTCTGCTTCGGCATCGACAGCTGGACAGCATTCCTGGCCTCAACCGAAACGTCGCGCAAGGTGCTGCTCGAGCAAGGCAGCGTCGGCTTCGAAAGATTGCAAAGCGCGTTTGCGGCGGTGCGGCTCTGGGGCGGCAGCGTGCCGTTGAGCTATGCCGTACAGGGCGCGGTGTCGGCGCTGGCCGTCGTGGCAACCGCGTGGGCCTGGCGCGTGTCGGACAACCGCGCGCTCAAGGCCGCGCTGCTCGTGACCGCGACCGCGCTCACCTCCCCACACATGCTGGATTACGATCTCGTCGTGCTGGCGCCGGCGCTCGCTTTCCTGACGCTGGTCATGCAGCAAGACGGCGCGCGCGATTACGATAAAAGTTTGATGGCCCTGATCTGGATCACGCCACTGATGGCGCGCAGCGCCGCCGACCTGTTCGGCATCCCGCTTGGCCTTCTCGCGATGCTCGCTTTGTTCGTGATGGTCCTGCGCCGCCTGCGCCAGCAGCGCGACAACGTCGCCAGTGGAGTGGATTTGACATTCGCTAACCCGTAG
- a CDS encoding DMT family protein codes for MTFAWYGHLKYKDHWLPAVILVSWGIAFFEYWLAVPANRWGSAVYSAAQLKTIQEVITLIVFAGFSVLYLKQPLGWNHGLGFGFIALGAYFIFHEWS; via the coding sequence ATGACGTTCGCCTGGTATGGGCATCTCAAATACAAGGACCACTGGCTTCCTGCGGTTATCCTTGTGAGCTGGGGAATTGCCTTCTTCGAATACTGGCTGGCGGTGCCGGCCAATCGCTGGGGTAGCGCGGTCTATAGCGCCGCGCAGCTCAAGACGATCCAGGAAGTGATCACGCTGATCGTGTTCGCCGGCTTCTCGGTGCTCTATCTGAAGCAGCCGCTCGGCTGGAATCACGGATTGGGATTCGGTTTTATCGCGCTCGGCGCGTACTTCATCTTTCACGAATGGTCGTGA
- a CDS encoding MFS transporter produces MDIKPLFGLGGVLIAVMTSEFNDQVTAIALVDVRGALGIGHDAGTWIESLYVSAEIVGMAVSPWFAMTFTLRRWTLFAIALCGAASVLIPFSPNVEAIYALRLLQGLAGGMLVPLLMTTAFRVLTPSIRLYGLAVYALTATFTPPLAATVTAFWVDIVHWRFVFLQAVPLCLLAGVLVWYCLDQDQPQYERFRLLDWRGLLLLVIGTGALSTMLYQGDRLDWFNSRLICVLALVSALAIPLLLANEWFHPLPLLKLQLLGRRNLAYGALGLFLFLIIGQSGSTVPLRYLQEVQGYRPLQSNLITLEISVLQIVMLPAMALLLDFKRADSRVVSLVGLGFILSSCIGSSFVTIYWNRDQFYLWQLLQAIGQPMVIMSLLMMSTNTVAGPADGPFVSALINTSRALAEATSAWFLGLIGRWRGALHSDRIIDQVGQDRWRVIQSNGVLPQYPPPLMPDGRPRVPNSLETFSHAVERQVAILSASDTFLILGALTVFLMVVVMTLPIRTMPPRIVFAKH; encoded by the coding sequence GTGGATATCAAGCCCTTGTTCGGTCTCGGCGGTGTCCTGATCGCGGTGATGACCTCCGAGTTTAACGATCAGGTCACGGCCATTGCATTGGTAGACGTCCGGGGAGCGCTCGGCATCGGTCACGATGCTGGAACCTGGATTGAAAGCCTGTACGTGTCGGCGGAGATCGTCGGCATGGCAGTGTCGCCATGGTTCGCAATGACCTTCACATTAAGGCGCTGGACACTTTTTGCGATCGCCTTGTGCGGAGCCGCGAGCGTTCTGATCCCGTTCAGTCCGAACGTCGAGGCGATTTATGCGCTGCGGCTGCTGCAGGGGCTTGCGGGAGGTATGCTTGTTCCCCTCCTGATGACTACGGCTTTCCGCGTGCTCACACCGAGCATTCGGCTTTACGGCCTCGCCGTCTACGCTTTAACGGCAACCTTCACGCCTCCGCTGGCCGCGACGGTGACCGCGTTTTGGGTGGATATCGTCCACTGGCGTTTCGTGTTCCTGCAGGCCGTTCCGCTCTGCCTGCTGGCCGGGGTGCTGGTCTGGTATTGTCTGGATCAGGACCAGCCGCAATACGAACGCTTCCGTCTGCTGGATTGGCGCGGCCTGCTGCTTCTGGTGATCGGGACCGGAGCCCTGAGTACCATGCTGTATCAGGGGGACCGGCTGGACTGGTTCAACTCGAGACTGATCTGCGTTCTGGCGTTGGTGAGCGCCCTGGCTATCCCGTTGCTCCTGGCCAACGAGTGGTTTCACCCTTTGCCGCTTCTCAAACTGCAGCTGCTTGGCCGGCGCAACCTCGCTTACGGTGCGCTGGGCTTATTCCTCTTTTTGATCATCGGCCAGTCCGGTTCGACGGTGCCCTTGCGGTACTTGCAGGAAGTTCAGGGTTACAGACCGCTGCAATCGAACCTGATCACGCTGGAGATCTCGGTATTGCAAATCGTGATGCTGCCCGCGATGGCGCTGTTGCTGGATTTCAAGCGGGCCGATTCGCGCGTGGTCAGCCTGGTCGGATTAGGATTCATTCTCTCGTCCTGCATCGGCTCCTCCTTTGTCACCATCTACTGGAATCGCGATCAGTTCTATCTGTGGCAGCTGCTCCAGGCGATCGGTCAGCCGATGGTGATCATGTCGCTGCTGATGATGTCCACCAATACTGTTGCCGGTCCGGCAGATGGCCCTTTCGTGTCCGCTCTGATCAACACGTCGCGCGCTCTCGCCGAGGCAACGAGCGCCTGGTTCCTGGGGTTGATTGGTCGCTGGCGCGGCGCGCTGCATTCCGATCGCATCATCGATCAGGTCGGCCAGGACCGGTGGCGGGTGATCCAGAGCAACGGCGTACTGCCGCAGTATCCACCGCCGTTGATGCCCGATGGTCGGCCCCGGGTGCCGAACAGCCTGGAGACCTTCAGTCACGCCGTGGAGCGGCAGGTAGCAATTTTATCCGCGAGCGACACCTTCCTGATCCTCGGAGCACTCACGGTGTTCCTGATGGTCGTGGTGATGACGTTGCCGATCCGCACCATGCCGCCGCGCATCGTGTTTGCAAAGCACTAG
- a CDS encoding PAS-domain containing protein encodes MQLDWRAILGPALTLATASTALAANHLLSHVPNPAPLFVCIVALAGSFSGLGSSLVSAVLALVASALFFSGHGVPVGLAAPEITRLSMLAVAVVGTAILTGLLRKRLVDTLVGERHHHATSERLSAALDQVDIGIVLLDSDTRAEFINRAFRQYFALSDEKADSKPPFIALMYHGRDTGAYEMPEDELSTFIAQRTEMMRVGDSTPININLSDGQVLRFSCTALPDGGRMLSYTPVTELVRRTDDPAYAEYYRLMRKNTLRGPFQNLRAAE; translated from the coding sequence ATGCAGCTTGACTGGCGCGCCATCCTCGGACCGGCCCTCACCCTCGCGACGGCATCGACCGCGCTCGCTGCCAATCATCTCTTGTCCCATGTTCCGAACCCGGCGCCGCTGTTCGTCTGCATCGTGGCGCTCGCCGGCTCGTTCTCGGGCCTTGGTTCGAGCCTTGTCAGCGCGGTGCTGGCGCTGGTTGCGTCCGCGCTGTTTTTCTCGGGCCACGGCGTTCCGGTCGGACTCGCCGCTCCGGAAATCACCCGCCTCTCGATGCTTGCGGTCGCTGTCGTCGGCACGGCAATCCTGACCGGGCTGTTGCGAAAGCGGCTGGTCGACACGCTGGTCGGGGAGCGCCACCACCATGCCACGTCCGAGCGGCTTTCGGCGGCGCTCGATCAGGTCGATATCGGCATCGTGCTTCTGGATTCCGACACCCGCGCCGAATTCATCAACCGTGCGTTCCGCCAGTACTTTGCGTTGTCCGACGAAAAGGCCGACAGCAAGCCGCCTTTCATCGCGCTGATGTATCACGGCCGCGACACCGGCGCCTATGAAATGCCGGAAGACGAATTGAGCACCTTCATCGCGCAGCGCACCGAAATGATGCGCGTGGGCGACTCGACGCCGATCAACATCAACCTCAGCGACGGTCAGGTGCTTCGCTTCAGCTGCACGGCGTTGCCGGACGGCGGACGAATGCTGAGCTACACGCCGGTCACCGAGCTTGTTCGCCGCACCGACGACCCCGCCTATGCCGAGTACTATCGGTTGATGCGCAAAAATACCTTGCGCGGTCCGTTTCAGAATCTTCGGGCGGCCGAATAA
- a CDS encoding HlyD family secretion protein, with protein MEVDTAELDMRPAEAKACETADLAPMRGNDDESRPKDVFSRDRVEQEIDELLAPRPRWPLFLVGLIVALFTAMVLFIIFRPRPDIRTSDAYVMVHYAAIAPRISGQIATVPVDDNDVVEAGQVLATLDPRDNEAALASAEAAVASDRSQLDEISATVSRQPSIIKEQQAAVASARAKLAFAQDNARRFGNLATTGAGSMQEHQQADTTLAQDQASLDSAEASLDAARKQLDVFRARKSATEATVKADEARLEQARLNLSYTQVRAPIDGMIGERSVQVGNYVGPGTTLMTVVPLDQVYIEANYREVDLLHVRGGQPVTIHVDAYDIDLKGTVVSVPAASGAAFAPIAPNNATGNFTKIVQRLPVKIVVTPGQPLAKLLRVGLSVETTIHTGLEDIVGEQRRSSDRVTGH; from the coding sequence ATGGAAGTGGATACAGCCGAACTGGATATGCGACCCGCCGAGGCGAAGGCGTGCGAAACGGCGGACCTCGCCCCGATGCGCGGGAACGATGACGAATCTCGTCCCAAGGATGTATTTTCGCGTGACAGGGTGGAGCAGGAAATCGATGAGCTTCTTGCGCCTCGGCCGCGCTGGCCACTGTTTCTGGTCGGACTCATCGTAGCGCTCTTCACCGCGATGGTCCTCTTCATCATTTTCCGGCCGCGGCCGGACATCCGGACCAGCGATGCCTATGTGATGGTTCACTACGCCGCGATCGCACCGCGTATTTCGGGTCAGATCGCCACGGTTCCGGTTGACGACAACGACGTCGTCGAGGCCGGACAAGTGCTCGCGACTCTCGACCCCCGCGACAACGAGGCTGCATTGGCATCCGCCGAGGCGGCAGTTGCAAGCGACAGATCGCAACTCGATGAGATCTCGGCGACGGTGTCGCGCCAGCCGTCGATCATCAAAGAACAGCAGGCTGCCGTCGCATCGGCGCGCGCCAAACTGGCTTTTGCGCAAGACAACGCGCGCCGCTTCGGCAACCTCGCGACGACGGGAGCCGGCTCCATGCAGGAGCACCAGCAGGCCGACACGACACTGGCGCAGGATCAAGCCTCGCTGGATAGCGCTGAAGCATCGCTTGATGCCGCGCGCAAGCAACTGGACGTATTCAGGGCACGGAAATCTGCGACGGAGGCTACGGTCAAAGCTGACGAGGCTCGACTTGAACAGGCCAGACTCAATCTGTCCTATACGCAGGTCAGGGCGCCGATCGACGGCATGATCGGTGAGCGATCCGTGCAGGTCGGGAACTACGTCGGGCCCGGCACGACGTTGATGACCGTTGTGCCGCTCGACCAGGTCTACATCGAGGCGAACTATCGCGAAGTGGATCTGCTGCACGTCAGGGGCGGCCAGCCCGTAACCATCCATGTGGACGCCTACGATATCGACCTCAAGGGAACGGTGGTCAGCGTCCCCGCGGCCTCTGGTGCCGCCTTTGCGCCCATCGCGCCCAACAACGCCACCGGCAATTTCACCAAGATCGTGCAACGACTGCCGGTCAAGATCGTGGTGACGCCCGGGCAACCCTTGGCTAAACTCCTGCGTGTCGGTTTATCGGTCGAGACTACCATCCATACGGGACTGGAGGACATCGTGGGCGAACAACGCAGATCAAGCGATCGCGTGACCGGGCACTGA
- a CDS encoding glutathione S-transferase family protein, with amino-acid sequence MYKLYSMQRSGNSYKVRLALALLNAPYRAVEIDILRGESRTPDFLAKNPSGQVPLLEVAEGRYLAESNAILWYVARGTPLAPESPIERAEALQWMFFEQHALEPNIGAAYFWLALVKGGRDLQTHALEDWMERGYAALQVMENHLKTHDYFAAGQFTIADIALYGYTHVADQCDYDLSTFPSVRAWLKRIEQVPGFVPMGWQPASGADLAFVADLATGS; translated from the coding sequence ATGTACAAACTCTATTCCATGCAGCGGTCCGGGAACAGCTACAAGGTGCGCCTGGCCCTTGCGTTGCTGAATGCGCCCTATCGCGCCGTCGAGATCGATATCCTGCGCGGCGAGAGCCGCACGCCGGACTTTCTCGCGAAGAATCCGAGTGGACAGGTTCCGCTGCTCGAAGTCGCCGAAGGCCGCTACCTCGCCGAATCCAACGCCATCCTCTGGTACGTTGCGCGTGGAACGCCGCTTGCGCCGGAGTCGCCGATCGAGCGGGCCGAAGCCTTGCAATGGATGTTCTTCGAACAGCACGCGCTGGAGCCTAATATCGGCGCGGCCTATTTCTGGCTCGCGCTGGTGAAGGGTGGCCGCGACCTGCAGACACATGCGCTGGAGGACTGGATGGAGCGCGGCTACGCCGCGCTTCAGGTGATGGAAAATCACCTCAAGACCCACGACTACTTCGCAGCCGGCCAGTTCACCATCGCCGACATCGCGCTCTACGGTTACACCCACGTCGCCGACCAGTGCGACTACGACCTTTCGACCTTCCCGTCCGTTCGCGCCTGGCTGAAGCGTATCGAGCAAGTCCCCGGATTTGTGCCGATGGGCTGGCAACCGGCTAGTGGAGCGGATTTGGCGTTTGTCGCGGACCTGGCCACAGGCTCGTAG
- a CDS encoding pyridoxal phosphate-dependent aminotransferase, with protein MPFLSAALDRVKPSATIAVTDKARELKAAGRNVIGLGAGEPDFDTPANIKLAAIHAIEAGKTKYTAVDGIPELKQAISAKFERENGLSYKPNQIIVGTGGKQVLYNALMATINPGDEVIIPAPYWVSYPEMVALAGGESVPVVCTAEHGFKLQPEALEKAITAKTKWIILNSPSNPTGAAYTRNELKAITDVLVKHPQVWVMTDDMYEHLVYDDFVFTTPAQIEPKLFDRTLTVNGVSKAYCMTGWRIGYAGGPTPLIKAMSTIQSQSTSNPSSIAQWAAVEALNGPQDFIPANNKVFKERRDLVVSMLNQAKGIDCPRPEGAFYVYPSCAGTIGKTAPSGKVLADDQDFVTELLESEGVAVVQGSAFGLGPAFRISYATKTSDLEDACKRIQRFCGNLR; from the coding sequence ATGCCTTTCCTGTCCGCTGCCCTCGACCGCGTGAAGCCGTCCGCGACCATCGCGGTCACGGATAAAGCGCGCGAGCTGAAAGCGGCGGGACGCAACGTGATCGGCCTTGGTGCTGGCGAGCCTGACTTCGACACGCCCGCCAACATCAAGCTTGCGGCGATCCATGCGATCGAGGCCGGCAAGACCAAGTACACCGCCGTCGACGGCATTCCGGAGCTCAAGCAGGCGATATCAGCCAAGTTCGAGCGCGAGAACGGCCTGTCGTACAAGCCGAACCAGATCATCGTCGGCACCGGCGGCAAGCAGGTGCTCTACAACGCGCTGATGGCGACCATCAATCCGGGCGACGAGGTGATCATCCCCGCGCCGTACTGGGTGAGCTATCCGGAAATGGTGGCGCTCGCTGGCGGCGAGTCGGTCCCAGTCGTCTGCACGGCGGAGCATGGTTTCAAGCTGCAGCCCGAAGCGCTTGAGAAGGCGATCACAGCGAAAACCAAGTGGATCATCCTCAACTCGCCGTCGAACCCGACCGGTGCGGCCTATACTCGCAACGAGCTCAAGGCGATCACCGACGTGCTGGTCAAGCATCCGCAGGTCTGGGTGATGACCGACGACATGTACGAGCACCTCGTCTACGACGACTTCGTGTTCACCACGCCGGCACAGATCGAACCGAAACTCTTTGACCGCACGCTGACCGTGAACGGCGTCTCCAAGGCCTATTGCATGACGGGCTGGCGCATCGGCTACGCCGGCGGGCCGACGCCGCTGATCAAGGCGATGTCGACCATCCAGTCGCAGTCGACGTCGAACCCGTCGTCGATTGCGCAATGGGCTGCGGTCGAGGCGCTGAACGGTCCGCAGGATTTCATTCCCGCGAACAACAAGGTGTTCAAGGAGCGGCGTGACCTCGTGGTCTCCATGCTCAACCAGGCCAAGGGCATCGACTGTCCGCGGCCGGAAGGCGCCTTCTACGTCTATCCGTCCTGCGCCGGCACCATCGGCAAGACCGCGCCGTCGGGCAAGGTTCTCGCCGACGACCAGGACTTCGTCACCGAGCTTCTGGAAAGCGAGGGCGTGGCGGTGGTGCAGGGATCGGCATTCGGCCTGGGCCCTGCGTTCCGCATCTCCTACGCCACCAAGACCTCCGACCTCGAAGACGCCTGCAAGCGCATCCAGCGCTTCTGCGGCAATCTGCGTTAG